In Silene latifolia isolate original U9 population chromosome 3, ASM4854445v1, whole genome shotgun sequence, a single window of DNA contains:
- the LOC141649268 gene encoding uncharacterized protein LOC141649268: MKAKFAAGFQNGAWTQDDKGYSIRSGYEWSRKRGTICDWHKTIWSSWAIPKQSVITWLCMHKALNVRDKLKRIGYCDDDSCVLCGNGTETHDHLFFSCEYSRLVISALEKWSNCKIPMADAIHGRASTQGTYPQKQFYGLLICSCYYMIWMQRNKCRMDMMVRRPEYVAKDIIASLNVRLKEKLRNLSIEKDKFWLSRIGF, from the coding sequence ATGAAAGCCAAATTTGCTGCTGGCTTTCAGAATGGGGCATGGACTCAGGATGACAAGGGCTACAGTATCAGGAGTGGCTATGAATGGAGCAGAAAGAGAGGAACTATCTGTGATTGGCACAAGACTATATGGAGCTCATGGGCTATTCCAAAACAGTCAGTCATCACTTGGTTATGTATGCATAAGGCTCTGAATGTGCGTGACAAATTGAAGAGGATAGGCTATTGTGATGATGATAGCTGTGTGTTGTGTGGCAATGGGACTGAAACTCATgatcacctatttttctcttgTGAGTACAGCAGACTGGTAATATCAGCATTGGAGAAATGGAGCAACTGCAAAATACCTATGGCTGATGCTATACATGGAAGAGCATCAACTCAAGGTACATATCCACAGAAGCAATTCTATGGCCTTCTCATATGCAGCTGCTATTACATGATATGGATGCAAAGGAATAAATGTCGTATGGATATGATGGTGAGACGCCCTGAGTATGTTGCTAAAGATATCATTGCAAGCTTGAACGTGAGACTGAAAGAGAAGCTTCGGAACCTAAGCATTGAGAAGGATAAGTTTTGGCTTAGTAGGATAGGCTTCTAG